GACAATGCTCAACAAGATGTCAAATTATTATCAAACACCGTTAGGAATTGCCATGAGGGGAGTTTTAGCAAAATCCATTCTCAGTTCGGAGAAACTGGGTGTGGACTGTGATATTTCTGATAAGAGTATACTGCTGAGCCTTAGCAATGATCAGCACTCTATTTACACCTCCCTTACTAAAATAATTGATAGCGGTTTTTCGGCTAATCTGCTGCATGGAATAACAGGCAGCGGTAAAACAGAAATATATATAGAGCTTGTTAAAGAGTGTATTAAAAAAGGGAAACAGGTTATATATATTGTTCCCGAAATTTCACTCACGCCGCAAATTGTCCAACGCTTATCGGAAAGACTGGGTTTTTCAGTGCCCGTTTATCACTCAAAATTATCACCCAAACGAAAACAAAAGGTTTTCTGGGGATTTAATTCCGGCTGTTATCCGCTTGTCATCGGTGCCAGGAGCGCACTTTTCATACCTTCTGACAACATCGGGCTTATTATAGTGGATGAAGAACATGAAAGCAGTTTCAAGCAGGAGGAATCACCTTCTTACCAACTAAGGGATATGGCTGTAATGTACGCGGATATCCTTAATGTCCCGGTTGTACTGGGAAGTGCAACCCCAAGTGTGGAGTCTTATTTCAATGCATTAAACGGTAAATACAGATATCTTGAACTCAACAAACGCTTCAATAAAAAACAGTTACCGGAGATCAAAATTATTGATTTAAAAACCAGCGACATCATCGACAATTTGTTATCGGTAAAACTATATGATAAAATTTTTGAAAAAATTAAACAGGATGAACAGGTTTTGCTTCTTCTCAACAAAAAGGGTTACTCAAAACATTTGATATGCAAAAAATGCGGAACAACCCTTCAGTGCCTGAACTGCTCTATAGCGCTGACGTATTACAAAAAAGGTGATTATGCAAAATGCTCTTATTGCGGGGAAATATATAAATTTTTCAAATGCAGTGAGTGCGGAGAAAATGATTTTCTTGATTTTGGACATGGTACGGAAAAGGCCGTTGAAATACTGAGAGAACTGTTTGGCGACACTGTAATAAAACTCGATACGGATAGTGTGACATCTCAGAAAAAAATGCAAAGTATTCTGAATGATTTTTACTCCGGCAAATATAATATTATGGTTGGCACACAGC
Above is a genomic segment from Flexistipes sp. containing:
- the priA gene encoding replication restart helicase PriA, which encodes MSLNYYDLILPVIPKGTFTYTYEHDIPVGSRVKVFFGSRLEHGIVKGKADKIHPDISYKNINEVLDDNPVFPKKYLTMLNKMSNYYQTPLGIAMRGVLAKSILSSEKLGVDCDISDKSILLSLSNDQHSIYTSLTKIIDSGFSANLLHGITGSGKTEIYIELVKECIKKGKQVIYIVPEISLTPQIVQRLSERLGFSVPVYHSKLSPKRKQKVFWGFNSGCYPLVIGARSALFIPSDNIGLIIVDEEHESSFKQEESPSYQLRDMAVMYADILNVPVVLGSATPSVESYFNALNGKYRYLELNKRFNKKQLPEIKIIDLKTSDIIDNLLSVKLYDKIFEKIKQDEQVLLLLNKKGYSKHLICKKCGTTLQCLNCSIALTYYKKGDYAKCSYCGEIYKFFKCSECGENDFLDFGHGTEKAVEILRELFGDTVIKLDTDSVTSQKKMQSILNDFYSGKYNIMVGTQLIAKGFNFPEVTLVGVLNIDNLLSLPDFRANERAYQLLMQVAGRAGRFIKKGEVFIQTYNPEMPVFQLLNSDSEKFYMEELGRRKEHDYPPFMRMVRIIISDTKEDRAKKTMETISEKINEAKSSETKTLGPSPAPIFKIKNRYRYSLIIKTPNVSTIQVLGRIARENFEVLKKGNMQIKLDVDPYFFM